A genomic segment from Clostridium pasteurianum BC1 encodes:
- a CDS encoding TatD family hydrolase, which yields MIFDSHAHYDDEAFNEDRDKVIEELKKNEIIGVLNCGASLEGARDSVKLADKYDFFYAAVGIHPEFADIVNDETIEELKELARNSKVKAIGEIGLDYHYEENPAREIQKAAFIRQMELAQELELPVVIHDRDAHGDTLEIIKQFPKVKGVVHCFAGSVEMARECIKLGYYIGFTGVVTFKNAKKIVEVAKEIPLDRMLLETDCPYMSPEPNRGKRNRSDYIEYIAEKIAEIRRDIPINVKNQTILNTKNLFKIQY from the coding sequence ATGATTTTTGATTCACATGCACATTATGATGATGAGGCCTTTAATGAAGATAGGGATAAGGTTATAGAAGAACTTAAAAAAAATGAGATTATAGGAGTGCTAAATTGTGGAGCTTCATTAGAGGGGGCTAGAGATTCTGTAAAATTAGCAGATAAATATGATTTCTTTTATGCAGCGGTGGGTATTCATCCAGAGTTTGCGGATATTGTAAATGATGAAACCATAGAGGAACTTAAAGAACTTGCTAGAAATTCAAAGGTGAAAGCTATAGGTGAAATAGGGCTTGATTATCATTATGAAGAAAATCCAGCTAGAGAGATCCAAAAGGCAGCATTTATAAGGCAGATGGAACTTGCGCAGGAACTTGAACTTCCGGTAGTTATTCATGATAGAGATGCCCATGGAGACACGCTGGAGATAATAAAACAATTTCCTAAGGTAAAGGGGGTAGTACATTGTTTTGCAGGAAGTGTAGAAATGGCAAGAGAATGTATTAAATTGGGGTATTATATTGGTTTCACTGGAGTTGTGACTTTCAAAAATGCTAAAAAAATAGTAGAGGTTGCAAAGGAAATACCCTTAGATAGAATGCTCCTTGAAACTGATTGTCCCTATATGTCACCAGAACCTAATAGGGGAAAAAGGAACAGATCTGATTATATAGAATATATTGCAGAGAAAATAGCTGAAATTAGGAGGGATATTCCAATAAATGTAAAAAATCAAACTATACTAAATACTAAAAATTTGTTTAAAATACAATATTAG
- a CDS encoding DUF362 domain-containing protein: protein MEKSKVYFTNLRTKPGANLLDKLEKLMVKAGIKDIDFKDKFAAIKIHFGEIGNLAYIRPNYAAKVVEVIKELGGKPFLTDANTLYSGKRANALDHLDTAMKHGFNPMVVGCNVIIADGLKGTDYTEVEINQKHCKTAKIGTAITDADIIISMNHFKGHEMTGFGGALKNLGMGSGSRGGKLEMHSASQPKIQKDNCVACGMCIKNCAQEAISFDENKKATIDYEKCVGCGQCVAICQFDAAQVVWNESADTANEKIAEYAYAVVKDKPNFHINFIMNVSPNCDCWDNNDMAIVPDLGIAASFDPVALDKACVDMVNNAPKINGSILDDIHYHEGEDKFGHIHDNTNWKTGLDHGQEIGLGNEEYELINLI, encoded by the coding sequence ATGGAAAAATCTAAAGTATATTTTACAAATTTGAGAACAAAACCAGGCGCTAATTTATTAGATAAACTAGAAAAATTGATGGTTAAGGCTGGAATTAAGGATATAGATTTTAAAGATAAATTTGCAGCTATAAAAATTCATTTTGGAGAAATAGGAAATCTTGCATACATAAGACCAAATTATGCAGCAAAGGTTGTAGAAGTAATTAAAGAATTAGGTGGAAAACCATTTTTAACTGATGCTAACACACTTTATTCCGGTAAAAGAGCTAATGCTTTGGATCATCTTGATACAGCAATGAAGCATGGCTTTAATCCAATGGTGGTAGGCTGCAATGTTATAATTGCAGATGGTCTTAAGGGAACAGATTATACTGAAGTTGAAATAAATCAAAAGCATTGTAAGACTGCTAAAATAGGTACTGCAATAACAGATGCCGATATTATTATTTCTATGAATCATTTTAAAGGGCATGAGATGACTGGTTTTGGAGGTGCTCTTAAAAATCTTGGAATGGGTTCCGGTTCAAGAGGTGGAAAATTAGAAATGCATTCTGCATCACAGCCTAAAATACAAAAGGATAATTGTGTAGCCTGTGGAATGTGTATTAAAAATTGTGCACAAGAAGCCATAAGCTTTGATGAAAACAAAAAGGCTACTATTGATTATGAGAAGTGCGTGGGATGCGGACAATGCGTAGCAATTTGTCAGTTTGATGCCGCACAGGTTGTGTGGAATGAATCTGCTGATACTGCAAATGAGAAAATTGCTGAATATGCTTATGCAGTAGTAAAAGATAAACCCAATTTTCATATTAATTTTATTATGAATGTATCTCCTAACTGTGATTGCTGGGATAATAATGACATGGCAATAGTACCTGACCTTGGAATTGCAGCCTCCTTTGATCCTGTGGCATTAGATAAAGCCTGTGTAGATATGGTAAATAATGCACCAAAGATAAATGGGTCTATATTAGATGATATTCACTATCATGAAGGAGAAGATAAATTTGGTCACATACATGATAATACTAATTGGAAAACAGGATTGGATCATGGACAAGAAATAGGACTGGGTAATGAAGAATATGAGTTGATAAACCTAATATAG
- a CDS encoding 3D domain-containing protein, producing MFKKLKDNLFNFSSYFSKGSIIALVMVIIILSVAIYARSMRKVITLSLNGDVKKVTSYKSTVKDVLEQNNIRIEPKDKVEPSVDTKVKNGQEIYIKRAVGLEMLVDGKNLKIKSAENSVKDMLKSEGIKLGDLDKVKPSENEAIKADMKVAVTRVTTQQITEAKPIDFETVIQKDNTMGNDEKQVIQQGVAGSKEVVSNVTYEDGKEVSRNIISEVVKSEPVKAVIKEGTLGVINVNRGSKTVYKSKINAKATAYTADLSFGITASGTRVKRDVNGYSSIAVDPRVIPLGTKLYVPGYGYGIAEDTGGAIKGNRVDLFFTSETECDNWGVRPVDVYVLK from the coding sequence ATGTTTAAAAAATTGAAGGATAATTTGTTTAATTTTAGCAGTTATTTTTCAAAGGGTTCTATTATAGCTCTAGTTATGGTAATTATAATATTAAGTGTTGCCATATATGCAAGAAGCATGAGAAAAGTTATAACATTATCTCTTAATGGTGATGTAAAAAAAGTTACATCATACAAGAGTACTGTAAAAGATGTTTTAGAGCAAAATAATATTAGAATAGAACCTAAGGATAAGGTTGAACCTAGTGTAGACACAAAAGTGAAAAATGGACAAGAGATATATATAAAAAGAGCAGTAGGTTTAGAAATGCTTGTAGATGGTAAAAATTTAAAAATTAAATCTGCAGAAAACTCAGTAAAGGATATGCTGAAATCAGAAGGTATAAAGTTAGGTGATTTAGATAAGGTAAAGCCTTCAGAAAATGAAGCCATTAAGGCTGATATGAAAGTTGCAGTGACAAGAGTTACTACTCAGCAGATTACAGAGGCAAAGCCCATAGATTTTGAAACAGTAATTCAAAAAGATAATACTATGGGAAATGATGAAAAACAGGTTATCCAGCAAGGAGTAGCTGGTTCTAAAGAAGTAGTAAGTAATGTTACTTATGAAGATGGTAAGGAAGTCTCACGAAATATAATAAGTGAGGTAGTAAAAAGTGAACCTGTAAAAGCTGTTATTAAAGAAGGAACTCTTGGCGTTATAAATGTAAATCGTGGAAGTAAAACGGTTTATAAGAGTAAAATCAATGCAAAGGCTACTGCTTATACCGCAGATCTTAGTTTTGGAATAACTGCTTCTGGAACGAGAGTTAAAAGAGATGTTAATGGATACAGCTCTATAGCTGTTGATCCTAGAGTTATACCTTTGGGAACAAAGCTTTATGTACCAGGTTATGGCTATGGAATAGCTGAAGATACAGGTGGTGCAATAAAGGGAAACCGAGTAGATTTATTTTTTACAAGCGAGACAGAATGTGATAACTGGGGAGTTAGACCAGTAGATGTGTATGTTTTGAAATAG
- a CDS encoding DUF5684 domain-containing protein, with translation MYNIFYLMTSKPAVIIEIINYIIFSIAWCKLCEKANVRNQWLAFTPFLQIIVFLNIIDRSGWYGLLLMIPIVNIVLMIVWFTEFYNSFNIKKLWIVLSIVIYPIGCIYMLYMAYSEKIDYIGGSSYRY, from the coding sequence ATGTATAACATATTTTATTTAATGACTTCAAAGCCTGCTGTAATAATTGAAATTATAAATTACATAATATTCTCTATAGCTTGGTGCAAGCTGTGTGAGAAAGCAAATGTAAGAAATCAATGGTTAGCTTTCACCCCTTTTCTTCAGATTATAGTATTTTTAAATATTATAGATAGAAGTGGGTGGTATGGGTTATTACTTATGATACCAATAGTCAATATAGTTCTCATGATAGTATGGTTTACAGAATTTTATAATTCATTTAATATAAAGAAGCTATGGATTGTTCTATCCATAGTAATTTATCCTATAGGTTGTATTTATATGCTTTATATGGCTTATTCAGAAAAAATAGACTATATTGGTGGCAGCAGCTATCGTTATTGA
- a CDS encoding PsbP-related protein produces MKIFIVDRKKMGVIFVVMGLMVVLFSVGINLDNRIRTTAFIQNNLGALKEYYASEHKITYKLPAKWTTSREDFAGGEILYHNNFNSQDNSIHGYVQIWNLQNDLKSFLQNSKVMSEIQNSAEDFKISDISINNNKGYLVTYKTKAADKTYNAFEYFIKYDNIFVRFSFYVESDKLNGNMPAVFKAIVETIKYE; encoded by the coding sequence ATGAAGATATTTATTGTAGACAGAAAAAAGATGGGTGTGATATTTGTAGTTATGGGTCTTATGGTAGTTCTATTTTCTGTAGGGATAAACTTAGATAATAGAATAAGAACAACAGCCTTTATTCAAAATAATCTAGGAGCATTAAAGGAATACTATGCATCAGAACATAAAATAACTTATAAGCTTCCAGCAAAGTGGACAACAAGTCGAGAAGATTTTGCAGGGGGAGAAATATTATATCATAATAATTTTAATTCACAGGATAATAGTATTCATGGATATGTTCAAATATGGAATTTACAAAATGACTTGAAAAGTTTCTTGCAAAACAGTAAAGTAATGTCGGAAATTCAAAATAGTGCAGAAGATTTTAAGATATCCGATATAAGCATAAATAATAATAAAGGTTATCTGGTTACTTATAAAACCAAGGCAGCTGATAAAACTTATAATGCCTTTGAATATTTTATAAAATATGATAATATTTTTGTGAGGTTTTCTTTTTATGTAGAAAGTGACAAGCTTAACGGTAATATGCCAGCTGTATTTAAAGCAATAGTTGAAACTATAAAATATGAATAA
- a CDS encoding ferredoxin, whose translation MKAHVDKDTCIGCGLCPSVAPEVFQMDDDGKAEEIVESVPESSSDAAKEAADSCPVNAITVE comes from the coding sequence ATGAAAGCGCATGTTGATAAAGATACCTGTATAGGTTGTGGTCTATGTCCCTCAGTTGCTCCAGAGGTGTTTCAGATGGATGATGATGGAAAAGCTGAAGAAATTGTTGAAAGTGTTCCAGAATCTTCATCAGACGCTGCAAAGGAAGCAGCTGATAGCTGTCCGGTTAATGCTATAACCGTTGAATAG
- a CDS encoding ABC transporter ATP-binding protein, translating to MKKQKEFIKVEGITKYFGESEKPTIKDINININEDEFIAILGPSGSGKSSLLRIITGLIEPTEGEVIFDGKKVEGVNPYASIVFQSFALYPWLTVQENVELGLKAKGFPKDYTTEKASELISLIGLDGFEEAYPKELSGGMRQRVGFARALAVQPKLLCMDEPFSALDFLTAENLRTELIDLWTTKKMPIKSIIMITHGIEEAVLMADKIVMLSRDPARVIAEINIDLPHPRNRKSPEFEKIVDSVYKILTKGEFEEPNKDKIEKVVKENIEKPVEIPEASIGVMSGLLELVDDNDGRMDIYQLGRDLMMEIDDLLPNIEGISMLKFAEVKEGDIIITPLGSRFIESDTEEGKEIFREQIMNISTFKVIVKVLNTKRNKKMKEEFFKELFSQHLGEHYIEKKMSAIIDWGRYAELFNYDHDTEELYIEVE from the coding sequence TTGAAGAAACAAAAGGAATTTATAAAGGTAGAAGGAATAACAAAATATTTTGGAGAATCCGAAAAACCTACCATAAAGGATATAAACATAAATATAAATGAAGATGAATTTATAGCTATTCTTGGGCCTTCAGGATCTGGTAAGTCATCACTTCTTAGGATTATAACAGGACTTATTGAGCCTACAGAAGGTGAAGTAATATTTGATGGTAAAAAAGTAGAAGGAGTAAATCCATATGCTTCAATAGTTTTTCAATCCTTTGCTCTTTATCCTTGGCTTACAGTTCAGGAAAATGTGGAACTGGGATTGAAGGCTAAAGGTTTCCCAAAGGATTATACCACAGAAAAAGCATCAGAGCTCATAAGCCTTATAGGATTAGATGGATTTGAAGAAGCATATCCAAAGGAACTTTCAGGAGGTATGAGGCAAAGAGTTGGTTTTGCAAGGGCGCTTGCAGTACAGCCAAAATTGTTATGTATGGATGAACCATTTTCTGCACTGGATTTTTTAACAGCAGAGAACCTCAGAACGGAGCTTATAGATCTGTGGACTACTAAGAAGATGCCTATAAAGAGTATAATAATGATAACTCACGGAATAGAAGAGGCAGTTTTAATGGCAGATAAAATAGTTATGCTAAGTCGTGACCCTGCAAGAGTTATAGCAGAAATAAATATAGACTTGCCTCATCCAAGAAACAGAAAATCACCTGAATTTGAAAAAATTGTTGATAGTGTTTATAAAATACTGACAAAAGGTGAATTTGAAGAACCAAACAAAGATAAGATTGAAAAAGTAGTAAAAGAGAATATTGAAAAACCAGTTGAAATTCCCGAAGCCAGTATTGGAGTTATGTCTGGACTTTTGGAACTGGTAGATGATAATGATGGCAGAATGGATATTTATCAACTTGGACGTGATCTTATGATGGAAATAGACGATCTTTTGCCTAATATTGAAGGTATATCTATGCTGAAATTTGCAGAGGTAAAAGAAGGAGATATTATTATTACACCTCTGGGAAGCAGATTTATAGAATCTGACACAGAAGAGGGCAAGGAAATTTTTAGAGAACAAATAATGAATATATCTACCTTTAAGGTTATAGTTAAAGTTTTAAATACTAAGAGAAATAAAAAGATGAAAGAAGAATTTTTTAAAGAATTATTTTCTCAACATTTAGGAGAGCATTATATAGAAAAGAAAATGAGTGCCATTATAGATTGGGGAAGATATGCTGAATTATTTAATTATGATCATGATACGGAAGAATTATATATAGAAGTGGAATAA
- a CDS encoding Mrp/NBP35 family ATP-binding protein gives MSNCDSCASNENCSTGDKDKCNSKNDKVMPKYGNIKNIIGIISGKGGVGKSTVTGLIAAELRKAGYKVGVLDGDVTGPSMPRFFGVNKERAKMIPMTETEVKFIPVETEMGIKLISLNLLIESEDEPVIWRGPVITGALSQMYTDTEWGELDYLLIDMPPGTGDIALTVMQTMPVKSMIVVSTPQDMVSMIVKKVVIMIEKMNIPIVGVVENMSYIKCNNCGDKIRVFSKKTAEEQARYLGVPLLAEMPINLDLVESLERGTAEKYISSSNEYKILVEKII, from the coding sequence ATGAGTAACTGTGATAGCTGTGCCAGCAATGAAAATTGCAGCACTGGGGATAAAGACAAATGTAATAGTAAAAATGATAAGGTTATGCCTAAATATGGCAATATAAAAAATATAATAGGAATTATAAGTGGCAAGGGCGGCGTTGGAAAATCCACTGTGACTGGATTGATTGCTGCAGAACTAAGAAAGGCAGGTTACAAGGTAGGAGTTTTAGATGGGGATGTAACAGGGCCTTCAATGCCAAGATTTTTCGGAGTAAATAAAGAAAGGGCAAAAATGATTCCTATGACTGAAACAGAGGTTAAATTTATACCGGTAGAAACGGAAATGGGAATAAAATTAATATCTCTTAATCTGCTTATAGAGAGTGAAGATGAACCTGTAATTTGGAGGGGACCTGTAATAACGGGAGCTTTAAGCCAAATGTATACTGATACAGAATGGGGAGAACTTGATTATCTTCTTATAGATATGCCTCCTGGAACTGGTGATATAGCTCTAACAGTTATGCAAACTATGCCAGTAAAATCTATGATTGTAGTTTCTACACCACAGGATATGGTTTCTATGATAGTGAAAAAGGTAGTTATAATGATAGAGAAAATGAATATTCCAATAGTAGGAGTAGTAGAGAATATGTCCTATATAAAATGTAATAATTGTGGTGATAAAATAAGGGTATTCAGCAAAAAAACAGCTGAAGAACAAGCCCGATATTTAGGTGTTCCTCTTTTAGCTGAAATGCCTATAAATTTAGATTTAGTTGAAAGTTTAGAAAGAGGTACCGCAGAAAAATATATAAGTAGTAGTAATGAGTATAAAATACTTGTAGAAAAAATTATATAA
- a CDS encoding cold-shock protein, protein MLGNVKWFNAQKGYGFITTEDGKDVFVHYSGIEESGFKSLEEGEKVEFDLTQGQKGDQAVNVKKA, encoded by the coding sequence ATGTTAGGAAATGTTAAATGGTTTAACGCTCAAAAAGGGTATGGCTTCATTACTACCGAAGATGGAAAGGATGTATTTGTTCATTATTCAGGTATTGAAGAATCAGGATTCAAGAGTCTTGAAGAAGGCGAAAAGGTTGAATTCGACTTAACCCAAGGTCAAAAGGGCGATCAAGCCGTTAATGTAAAAAAAGCATAG
- a CDS encoding ABC transporter permease produces MRNEKVFNRQKFGMIDIVIFICIAMFIYLIMSPGMQGASSNVNVKISTDLNMLPYYALRSVLRMTAAYIISIIFTLVYGYIAAHNPKAEKILIPILDILQSIPVLSFLPAVVLGLIALFPNGTVGVEIASIILIFTGQAWNMTFSFYYSLKVLPRDLKEASSVLQLNKWQQFKKLELPFATIGLVWNSMMSWAGGWFFLMACEMFTLRGRNFRLKGIGSFLQTAANEGNTKALIYGIATLIIVIILLDQFIWRPVITWSDKFKVELTQSNDEPKSFVLKLLRRSYIVQVLTEKLLEPFFTFIGGLIDKFISNMNKNKGVKNEKAGKIIKIIIRAAAIIVAIYLGFNVIKLLSTLRIRDLQAVPKAVLFSLLRVIAAQVIALIWTVPVGVAIGMNRKLANVLQPVIQIIASIPATALFPVVLGIFMSVLGGLGFASIILMLMGTQWYILFNVVAGAMAIPEDLKAATKTFGITGLKKWKTLILPGIFPYLVTGMITATGGCWNASIVSEYVNFGGHSVKTIGLGALISQATESGNFALLLMGTITMCIVVVVINNVVWKRLYTLAEERFKIEM; encoded by the coding sequence ATGAGAAATGAAAAAGTTTTTAACAGACAAAAATTTGGAATGATTGATATTGTAATCTTTATATGTATAGCTATGTTTATATATTTAATAATGTCTCCAGGCATGCAGGGAGCTTCTAGCAATGTAAACGTAAAAATTTCAACTGATTTAAATATGCTGCCTTACTATGCACTTAGATCTGTTTTAAGAATGACAGCTGCTTATATAATATCTATAATTTTTACATTGGTGTATGGATATATAGCAGCGCATAATCCAAAGGCAGAAAAGATACTCATACCAATACTGGATATACTTCAGTCAATACCTGTGTTGTCTTTTTTACCAGCAGTAGTTCTAGGACTTATAGCTCTTTTCCCTAATGGAACTGTGGGAGTTGAAATAGCTTCCATTATATTGATTTTTACCGGTCAGGCATGGAATATGACCTTTAGCTTTTATTATTCCTTAAAGGTTTTGCCTAGAGATCTTAAAGAGGCATCCAGTGTTTTACAATTAAATAAATGGCAGCAATTTAAAAAATTAGAACTGCCTTTTGCAACTATAGGATTAGTTTGGAATAGTATGATGTCCTGGGCTGGTGGTTGGTTCTTTTTAATGGCTTGTGAAATGTTTACTCTGCGGGGTAGAAACTTCAGACTTAAGGGTATAGGATCATTTCTTCAGACAGCAGCTAATGAAGGCAATACTAAAGCACTTATATATGGAATAGCAACATTGATTATAGTAATAATACTTCTAGATCAATTCATATGGAGGCCTGTAATTACCTGGTCAGATAAATTTAAAGTAGAGCTTACACAATCAAATGATGAGCCTAAATCCTTTGTTTTAAAATTATTAAGACGTTCTTATATAGTTCAAGTATTAACTGAAAAATTATTAGAACCATTTTTTACTTTTATTGGTGGACTTATAGATAAATTTATTTCTAATATGAATAAAAACAAAGGTGTAAAAAATGAGAAAGCTGGAAAGATAATAAAAATAATAATTAGGGCAGCGGCTATAATTGTAGCCATATACTTAGGCTTCAATGTAATTAAGCTTTTATCTACATTAAGAATCAGAGATCTACAGGCAGTTCCTAAAGCTGTACTTTTCTCATTATTAAGAGTAATAGCAGCACAGGTTATAGCATTAATTTGGACTGTACCTGTGGGAGTGGCAATTGGGATGAATAGAAAACTTGCTAATGTACTCCAGCCAGTTATACAGATTATAGCTTCTATTCCGGCTACAGCACTTTTCCCTGTAGTGCTTGGAATTTTTATGAGTGTACTTGGGGGACTTGGTTTTGCGTCTATAATACTTATGCTCATGGGAACTCAATGGTATATACTATTTAATGTAGTGGCAGGAGCCATGGCAATACCAGAAGACTTAAAGGCAGCTACAAAAACCTTTGGTATAACTGGATTAAAGAAGTGGAAAACTCTTATACTTCCAGGAATATTTCCATATCTTGTTACAGGAATGATTACAGCTACTGGAGGATGTTGGAATGCAAGTATTGTGTCTGAATATGTAAATTTTGGAGGACATTCTGTTAAAACTATAGGTTTAGGGGCCTTAATATCACAAGCCACGGAAAGTGGAAATTTTGCATTACTTTTGATGGGAACAATAACTATGTGTATAGTAGTTGTGGTAATCAATAATGTGGTTTGGAAAAGACTTTATACTTTAGCAGAAGAAAGATTTAAAATAGAAATGTAA
- the rnmV gene encoding ribonuclease M5, with protein sequence MIKEVIVVEGRDDISAIKRAVEADVIAVGGFGINKAVIDKIIDAQKRRGVIVFTDPDFAGEKIRRIITKRVKGVKHARITQKEGTKADDIGVENAEPKAIIRALKNAKCENKEKVENFNIQDMIFFKLTVDIRAKDRRDAVGRQLGIGYANSAQFLTRLNNFGISKEELVEAVRKAEKEMK encoded by the coding sequence ATGATTAAGGAAGTAATTGTTGTGGAGGGAAGAGATGATATTTCTGCCATAAAGAGAGCTGTAGAAGCTGATGTTATAGCTGTAGGAGGCTTTGGAATAAATAAAGCAGTTATTGATAAAATAATAGATGCACAAAAAAGAAGAGGAGTAATTGTGTTTACAGATCCGGATTTTGCTGGAGAAAAGATACGAAGAATAATAACAAAAAGAGTAAAAGGTGTAAAGCATGCTCGAATTACACAAAAGGAAGGAACTAAGGCTGATGATATTGGAGTTGAGAATGCAGAGCCAAAAGCAATAATAAGAGCTCTTAAAAATGCAAAATGCGAAAATAAAGAGAAAGTTGAAAATTTTAATATTCAAGATATGATATTTTTTAAACTTACAGTAGATATTAGGGCAAAGGATAGAAGAGATGCAGTAGGAAGACAATTAGGCATTGGATATGCCAATTCAGCTCAATTTTTAACAAGATTAAATAATTTTGGAATAAGCAAAGAAGAACTTGTAGAAGCTGTAAGAAAAGCAGAAAAGGAGATGAAATAG